The following proteins are encoded in a genomic region of Eulemur rufifrons isolate Redbay chromosome 18, OSU_ERuf_1, whole genome shotgun sequence:
- the LOC138399096 gene encoding histone H4, giving the protein MSGRGKGGKGLGKGGAKRHRKVLRDNIQGITKPAIRRLARRGGVKRISGLIYEETRGVLKVFLENVIRDAVTYTEHAKRKTVTAMDVVYALKRQGRTLYGFGG; this is encoded by the coding sequence ATGTCTGGTCGTGGCAAGGGCGGCAAGGGTCTAGGTAAAGGCGGCGCTAAACGCCACCGCAAAGTTTTACGTGATAACATCCAGGGTATTACTAAGCCTGCCATCCGCCGCTTAGCTCGTCGTGGAGGCGTTAAGCGCATCTCTGGCCTTATTTACGAGGAAACGCGCGGAGTTCTTAAGGTCTTTCTGGAAAATGTGATCCGTGACGCTGTTACTTACACGGAGCACGCCAAACGTAAGACTGTCACGGCCATGGACGTGGTTTACGCGCTCAAGCGCCAGGGTCGCACCCTCTATGGCTTCGGCGGCTAA